The sequence GTTATCGTTCGATGGGGCACCCGTACTTTGGATGATAAAAACATCACGTCCGCGAACACTTTCAGAGATTTGAACGTTAATCTCTCCGTCACTAAAACGTTTGACTGAAGCTTTGGAGAGGGGAACATCAAGGGTTCGACACACTTCCGCTGCAAACTCGGTACACGCTGAACCGCTGAAAATTTTATATCCGCGCATGGGTTTTCCTACTTATTTTTATACGCCATCGGAACTCGTCCCGATTGGCTACGTTAACACTAGGTTTCCTTCGGCAGGAAGCCCAAATCACTTGTGATTTATTTTTTGGTTTTTATAGGCGCGATTATAGCAAGAGGAGACTTAGGGTGAGATAATACAGCATTGTCATCCTGAACTTGATTCAGGATCTTAGATTCCGTATCAAGTACGGAATGACGAAAGGTTTTAGGTTCTATAATCCGCATTAATTTTGACGTATTCATGTCCTAAATCACATCCGTATGCAGTAAACGACCCCTCACCCACACCGATATCACAATGGATAGTAAAAGTATTTTTTTTCATTACCGCTGCGGCAAGCGGTTCAAGCTCTTCATTAAACAACAACTCCCCTTTTTGGTAAACACACACCTCATCAAACCAGATACTGAGAGTCGCTTCATCACATGCAATACCGCTTGCACCGACCGTCGAAGCGATACGTCCCCAATTTGGATCTTGTCCAAAAAGTGCCGTTTTTACCAATAATGAGTTTGACAATGCTTTGGCACATACTTCCGCTTCACTATTGTCTTTGGCTCCAGTCACTTTATAGGTCACCAGTTTCGTAGCCCCCTCGCCATCACGCACCATCTCTTTAGCTAAAAAGAGCATAATAGCCTCTAATGTCCCTTTAAAAGCGGCTCGATGAAATGCACCGCTTTGGGCGTTAGCCATTATCAAAACAGTATCGTTGGTTGAAGTGTCTCCATCCACACTCGCGGCATTAAAGGTTGTGTGGACACACTCATTCACCATAGCTTGCATCGTCTCTTGATCTACCTCTGCATCAGTCGTGATAAAGCAGAGCATCGTTGCCATGGCTGGATTAATCATCCCGGCACCCTTTGCCATTGCACCGATGCGAAATGATTTCCCTCCATCAAGACGCACTTCAAAAGCAATCCGTTTCGCAAAAGTATCGGTGGTCATAATCGCTTCCGATGCGGCAATACCATCACGACGAGAGAGGTCAAAATTCATTGCCCCCTCAATAATCTTTGCTTTAGGGAGACGTACACCGATAACTCCCGTCGAGCTCATAACAGGGTTCTCTATCTGAGGAAATTTTGTATTTACCGCGTTAAGCACTTCATCAATATCACTGATACCGGCACTTCCCGTCATAGCATTGGCATTTTTGGCATTAATCAGGACAAAATTACCTTTGAACTTCCCTTTTTGTCGAAAATGGCGGATTGGGGCTGCTGTCATTTTATTGGTCGTAAAGACAGAAGCTATTTCACAAGATGTTTCTGAGTAGATAAACGCACAATCTTTAGCGCCCTCTTTTTTTAATCCTATATGGATGCCATCGGCATAAAAACCATGAGCAGCGCACACACCGCCGTCAATTGAGTGAAGAGTATACATGAAAATTCTCCTAGAAAAACAAGTGAGACATTATAAGAAATTTTAGATTACAAAAAAAGAAAGAGAAGAATGGGAGGAATCTCCCGAGTATGCGTGGGGACCACGCGAGAGATTACGAATCTTTTTTAAGGGTACGAAGCTCAGAAGCAGCGATACGAAGTTTTTTCGTAGTACCGTCTTCAAGTGTTACACGAACAGTACGTAGATTTGGTAAAAAACGACGTTTTGTTCTGTTTTTCGCGTGAGAAACGTTGTTCCCGCTCATTGGGCCTTTACCACTAATAGCACATTTTCTTGCCATCTTGGGGCTCCTTGCGTAAATTTAGGTTGCGAATTTTATCTCAAACAACCCAAAGTTTACCTTAAGGAGAAAACTATTCCTCCCCTAAAGTTTCCTTTAACCAAGAAGTATTACAATAAACAAAAACATTGGATACCCCTGATAACGTGATTACCTCAGAAGAAATCAATCTTTATATCCAAAACATCCCCTCTGCCCCTACCGTAGTGCGCCAAGCGCTCCAGTATGCCCGAGCTGGTGATCTTATAAAAGCAGCAAAATCTGCAGAAGAAGATCCAGCATTACGCCATTATTTGAAAATTCTTGTCAATCGCCCCCTTTATGGATTTAAAAATGAAGTAAGTGATGTATCTCAAATTTTTGGAATTTTAGGGGTTTCAGCAACACAACAATGTCTCTATAACTATCTATTAAGTATCCTTACTCCCAAAAAATGGGTTCTTTTTTCCCTCACCAACCACCAATTCTATGATTTACAAGCCGCTTTGAGCCAACGATGGGAGAAGATTCTTACCCATCTTAAAATCGATAACAAAGAGATTCGTAGTGCCATAACCCTTATCCCAGCAACTATCATTGTCTGTGAAGCCTTATTTTCTGCCCATAAAAATGAAGTAAACCAACTTCGTAGTGTTAAAGCACTCGATTACAATACCATTCTTCACCGATTAAGCACTTATGACCTCTTTAGTCTTGCAGGAACTATCGGAAAATTATGGGAGATGGATGAACTATCCATATTGCTTATTGAGAGTTCCTCCGGCTTAAAAGAGGAGATACCTTCTAAAATCAAAACACTTGCTCAATGGATCCATCTTCTCCTTTTTTATGAACTCAGCCAAAGTATCTATGTTATGGCGGGTCTCAATGAGTTTATCGATTTTCAAATCGATTTCGTGGAGGATATCTATGAAGAATTTACAGAGGTAATGGGGTATTCATGCGAGCAGTAGTCAAAGGGCGTATTGGAATATTTCATCTGCAAGGTTTTCTGGATGGAAATAATGCTCCCTCATTCCTCAGTATTGATGATATCAAAGCAACCGAATCGCTTAATGTCGATATGCTACTGGTATCGCTCAAAAAAGTGATCTTTTTTAATAAAAACGGACTTGACAGTTTTGTACGTCTCCTCACCAATATCCGAATTCAAAAGCATATCTCTGTAGGGTTTTGCGATTACGATCATAAAAAATTCCAAGCCATCAATACTTTTTATGGCAATGAGCTCTCCTTTTCCCTCTTTAAAAGTGAAAAAATAGCAGAGCTTTTTGTTGCCGGCAATAAATCCGAATCACGCACCGTTCTTCTCTACAACGATGATCCTTCTCAACGCTCTGCTATGGCGATTGAGCTATTTGATTTTGGGCACAATCCCATTATTGCCCAAAGTAAAGGGGAGTTTGAAGAGAAAAAAAAGAATAAAGAGCTCTATTACGCCATTATCGAAGATACCTATTTAGGTTATTTTGGTCAAAAAGTAGCTACCCGCGTTACCGGAAATGCTATCATTTACACTATTGCAAATTTTTTGGATGCTGAAATCAGCGATAGTTTTAATATCGCCTATCATAACAATTCACTTAATGTCGGTTTTCGTCTTTTTATATTTGATGCCTATAAAGTCATCTCGATGAACATTCATGCCCTCAATTTTTTCACCAAACTTGCCTCTTCCGCAGCTGAATATAACGCAACGATTTGTTTTGTCGGACTTACATTTGAAAAAACGCCGGAAAGTTTTAAAAACGACCTTGAAGATGCTGGGATGCTCTTTTACAAAACCATGGATGATATTCTCAAAAATAAAGAGCTTCTGCAAGAACTCGGTGGCGGTGGCGGAGCAACAGCAAAACAACATCGTACCCTCAACAAATCATTAGTGAATGAGTTACCCAATTTTATCGATGCTACCGTTTCCACAATCGCCATGATGACCAATGCTGAAGCGACCAAAACGAAAGTCAACATTCAAAAATTAGAGATCGATAATGCATCCGATAAAGTTGCCAGTTCAATCGGATTTTATGGTGATATCGACGGTCTTATCATCCTCGTATTTCCAAAAAATATTGCTAAAAAAGCGTGTGAACTTCTCATAGGTACCGAAGATGTCACCGATGAAGATGTCTTAGACTCTCTCGCAGAATTTGTCAATATCATCGGTGGACGTGCCAAAGTACTCCT comes from Sulfuricurvum sp. and encodes:
- the argJ gene encoding bifunctional glutamate N-acetyltransferase/amino-acid acetyltransferase ArgJ, producing MYTLHSIDGGVCAAHGFYADGIHIGLKKEGAKDCAFIYSETSCEIASVFTTNKMTAAPIRHFRQKGKFKGNFVLINAKNANAMTGSAGISDIDEVLNAVNTKFPQIENPVMSSTGVIGVRLPKAKIIEGAMNFDLSRRDGIAASEAIMTTDTFAKRIAFEVRLDGGKSFRIGAMAKGAGMINPAMATMLCFITTDAEVDQETMQAMVNECVHTTFNAASVDGDTSTNDTVLIMANAQSGAFHRAAFKGTLEAIMLFLAKEMVRDGEGATKLVTYKVTGAKDNSEAEVCAKALSNSLLVKTALFGQDPNWGRIASTVGASGIACDEATLSIWFDEVCVYQKGELLFNEELEPLAAAVMKKNTFTIHCDIGVGEGSFTAYGCDLGHEYVKINADYRT
- the rpmB gene encoding 50S ribosomal protein L28, yielding MARKCAISGKGPMSGNNVSHAKNRTKRRFLPNLRTVRVTLEDGTTKKLRIAASELRTLKKDS
- a CDS encoding histidine kinase, whose amino-acid sequence is MDTPDNVITSEEINLYIQNIPSAPTVVRQALQYARAGDLIKAAKSAEEDPALRHYLKILVNRPLYGFKNEVSDVSQIFGILGVSATQQCLYNYLLSILTPKKWVLFSLTNHQFYDLQAALSQRWEKILTHLKIDNKEIRSAITLIPATIIVCEALFSAHKNEVNQLRSVKALDYNTILHRLSTYDLFSLAGTIGKLWEMDELSILLIESSSGLKEEIPSKIKTLAQWIHLLLFYELSQSIYVMAGLNEFIDFQIDFVEDIYEEFTEVMGYSCEQ
- a CDS encoding chemotaxis protein CheX, translating into MRAVVKGRIGIFHLQGFLDGNNAPSFLSIDDIKATESLNVDMLLVSLKKVIFFNKNGLDSFVRLLTNIRIQKHISVGFCDYDHKKFQAINTFYGNELSFSLFKSEKIAELFVAGNKSESRTVLLYNDDPSQRSAMAIELFDFGHNPIIAQSKGEFEEKKKNKELYYAIIEDTYLGYFGQKVATRVTGNAIIYTIANFLDAEISDSFNIAYHNNSLNVGFRLFIFDAYKVISMNIHALNFFTKLASSAAEYNATICFVGLTFEKTPESFKNDLEDAGMLFYKTMDDILKNKELLQELGGGGGATAKQHRTLNKSLVNELPNFIDATVSTIAMMTNAEATKTKVNIQKLEIDNASDKVASSIGFYGDIDGLIILVFPKNIAKKACELLIGTEDVTDEDVLDSLAEFVNIIGGRAKVLLSEHKKRLDITLPRTYADIDTLLEVAQNKKGVQVDLSFEGQSFIFFLTR